A section of the Flavobacterium ardleyense genome encodes:
- the infB gene encoding translation initiation factor IF-2: MSEDRVIRINKVLREFNISLERAVDYLKDSGIAIDANPNAKISDAEYGILQKQFAGDKGNKEASKEVGEEKRKEKEALRIEREKEIEDKRRQDEERQKAQEVVKARATLAGPKQVGTIDLNPKKAAPAETAKAPAAKTAQPTPSKDIEVAKEVTAEAVAKPAVEQAKVEKPVAEIPQVEKPAAQKPEMEKPAVDKLTTEKPKKVMTDKPSTPEVKAEKPVAKDETTKTEAKIETPAEVQPTAAKEESTQKETPVQGTNVPTEPTEELVATQYKKLTGATLTGQTIDLSKFEKPKKKKEEPKITPNKPGAAGAAANNKNKRKRIAPKPGTVSTRPPLAPGQVNPNKITPNVGGAAANRGSRPGFVRGNRPAIVAKVEPTEEEVKNQIRETLEKLQGKGGKSKAAKYRRDKRDTHRQKTDDEQRTLEEGSTTIKVTEFVTVGEVAIMMDVPINKVIGTCMMLGIMVTQNQRLDAETLTIVADEFGFNVEFITTDLEDSIAQVADNPEDLETRAPIVTVMGHVDHGKTSLLDYIRKENVIAGESGGITQHIGAYGVTLDNGQKIAFLDTPGHEAFTAMRARGAQVTDIAIIVVAADDDIMPTTKEAISHAQAANVPIIFAINKIDKPNSNPEKIKERLAGMNLLVEDWGGKIQSHDISAKVGTGVKELLEKVLLEAELLDLKANKDKAAVGTVVEAFLDKGKGYVSTILVQEGTLRVGDYMLAGKHHGKIKAMNDERGNVVMSAGPSTPVSVLGLDGAATAGDKFNILADEKEAKAIAAKRTQLMREQSVRTQRHITLDEIGRRIALGQFKELNIILKGDVDGSVEALSDSFSKLSTEEIQINIIHKGVGAITETDVMLASASDAIIIGFNVRPAGNARQLADKEEIDIRNYSIIYDAIDDLRDAMEGMLSPEMKEEVTGTAEIREIFKISKVGSIAGCMVTDGKIFRNSRIRVIREGVVVFTGELTALKRFKDDVKEVSKGYDCGIQVKGFNDIEELDIIEAYQEVAVKKKLK, from the coding sequence ATGTCTGAAGATAGAGTAATAAGAATAAACAAGGTTTTAAGGGAATTCAATATTTCGTTAGAAAGAGCCGTGGATTATCTAAAAGATAGCGGAATCGCTATTGATGCAAATCCAAACGCGAAAATTTCTGATGCGGAGTATGGAATCTTGCAGAAACAATTTGCGGGCGATAAGGGCAATAAAGAAGCTTCGAAAGAAGTGGGAGAAGAAAAGCGTAAAGAAAAAGAAGCGCTAAGAATTGAACGTGAAAAGGAAATTGAGGACAAACGTCGTCAAGATGAAGAGCGTCAGAAAGCACAGGAAGTTGTAAAAGCGAGAGCTACACTTGCAGGTCCTAAGCAAGTAGGAACAATTGATCTTAACCCGAAGAAAGCTGCTCCTGCAGAAACTGCAAAAGCACCCGCCGCAAAAACGGCTCAGCCAACTCCGTCCAAAGATATAGAAGTTGCGAAAGAAGTAACGGCAGAAGCTGTTGCTAAACCCGCAGTAGAACAAGCAAAAGTTGAAAAACCAGTAGCAGAAATACCTCAAGTTGAAAAGCCAGCTGCCCAAAAACCAGAAATGGAAAAACCAGCAGTTGACAAGCTTACTACAGAAAAACCAAAAAAGGTTATGACTGATAAGCCCTCTACACCCGAAGTAAAAGCTGAAAAGCCTGTTGCTAAAGACGAGACTACCAAAACTGAAGCGAAGATTGAAACTCCTGCAGAGGTTCAGCCAACAGCTGCAAAAGAAGAGTCAACACAAAAAGAAACTCCGGTGCAGGGCACTAATGTCCCTACAGAGCCGACGGAAGAACTTGTTGCAACTCAATATAAAAAATTAACGGGTGCTACTCTAACAGGGCAAACTATCGACCTTTCTAAATTTGAGAAACCAAAGAAGAAAAAAGAAGAGCCTAAAATAACTCCTAATAAACCAGGAGCAGCAGGAGCAGCCGCAAATAATAAAAACAAACGCAAAAGAATTGCGCCAAAACCGGGAACAGTAAGTACAAGACCGCCACTAGCGCCAGGTCAAGTTAACCCAAATAAAATTACACCAAATGTTGGTGGCGCTGCGGCAAACAGAGGATCACGTCCTGGATTCGTTCGCGGAAACAGACCTGCAATCGTTGCAAAGGTAGAGCCGACAGAGGAAGAAGTTAAAAACCAAATTAGAGAAACTCTTGAAAAACTTCAAGGTAAAGGTGGTAAATCAAAAGCTGCCAAATATCGTAGAGACAAGAGAGACACGCACCGTCAGAAAACTGATGATGAGCAAAGAACTCTAGAGGAAGGTAGTACAACAATTAAGGTTACAGAATTTGTTACCGTAGGAGAAGTTGCTATAATGATGGATGTGCCAATTAATAAAGTAATTGGAACTTGTATGATGCTTGGAATCATGGTAACGCAAAATCAGCGTCTCGATGCTGAAACGCTTACCATTGTTGCAGATGAATTTGGATTCAACGTAGAGTTTATTACTACAGATCTGGAAGATTCTATTGCGCAAGTAGCAGACAATCCAGAAGATCTAGAAACTAGAGCTCCTATTGTTACGGTAATGGGTCACGTTGACCACGGTAAAACATCTCTTCTAGATTATATTAGAAAAGAAAATGTAATTGCAGGTGAGTCGGGTGGAATTACCCAGCACATTGGTGCATACGGAGTAACTCTAGACAACGGACAAAAAATAGCATTCCTAGATACTCCAGGACACGAGGCGTTTACAGCGATGAGAGCGCGTGGTGCACAGGTTACAGATATCGCTATTATTGTTGTAGCTGCCGATGATGATATCATGCCAACTACCAAAGAGGCAATTAGTCACGCACAAGCTGCAAATGTTCCTATTATTTTTGCTATCAATAAAATTGACAAGCCTAACTCAAACCCTGAGAAAATTAAGGAACGTCTAGCAGGTATGAACTTACTTGTAGAAGACTGGGGTGGAAAGATTCAGTCACATGATATTTCTGCGAAAGTTGGAACAGGCGTAAAAGAATTATTAGAGAAAGTATTGCTAGAGGCAGAATTGCTTGACCTTAAAGCAAATAAAGATAAAGCTGCTGTTGGTACGGTAGTGGAAGCTTTCCTTGACAAAGGAAAAGGATATGTTTCTACTATATTAGTGCAAGAAGGTACCCTTCGAGTAGGAGATTACATGCTTGCTGGTAAACATCACGGTAAGATTAAAGCAATGAATGACGAAAGAGGAAATGTCGTGATGAGCGCAGGTCCTTCGACTCCCGTTTCTGTTCTAGGTCTTGACGGAGCAGCAACTGCAGGAGATAAATTCAACATTCTTGCCGATGAAAAAGAAGCGAAAGCTATTGCTGCCAAACGTACTCAATTAATGCGTGAGCAATCTGTAAGAACACAACGTCACATTACTCTTGATGAAATTGGACGTCGTATTGCTCTTGGTCAGTTTAAAGAATTGAACATTATCCTTAAAGGTGACGTTGATGGTTCGGTTGAAGCATTATCTGATTCATTCTCTAAATTATCTACAGAAGAAATTCAAATCAATATTATTCACAAAGGTGTTGGTGCTATTACAGAAACCGACGTTATGTTGGCCTCTGCTTCAGATGCAATCATTATCGGATTTAACGTGAGACCTGCTGGAAATGCGCGTCAACTTGCTGACAAAGAAGAAATCGATATCCGTAATTACTCTATTATTTACGATGCAATTGATGACCTTCGTGATGCAATGGAAGGAATGCTTTCTCCAGAAATGAAGGAAGAAGTTACCGGTACTGCAGAGATTAGAGAGATATTCAAAATTTCTAAAGTGGGTAGTATTGCAGGTTGTATGGTTACTGATGGTAAGATCTTCAGAAACTCTAGAATCCGCGTAATCCGTGAAGGTGTTGTGGTATTTACAGGTGAACTTACGGCTCTTAAACGATTTAAAGACGACGTAAAAGAGGTGTCAAAAGGATACGATTGTGGTATTCAAGTTAAAGGTTTCAACGACATCGAGGAGCTTGATATTATCGAAGCTTACCAAGAAGTTGCGGTTAAGAAAAAACTTAAATAG
- a CDS encoding SPOR domain-containing protein, translated as MKQNTIQSFIYSIMLMTFFNTNSSAQQGSVTLSQDANFEQLLNEKRKINSSLIANNRYKIQIFNGDNASSKKQLLDFKREFRQYESTIVFSTPIYKVWVGSFKSRIEAERNLEILKKKYPKAFLIKPN; from the coding sequence ATGAAACAAAATACCATACAATCATTCATTTACTCGATAATGTTAATGACGTTTTTTAACACAAATTCGTCTGCGCAGCAAGGATCAGTAACTCTTAGTCAAGATGCTAATTTTGAGCAGCTTTTAAATGAAAAAAGGAAAATTAATTCAAGTTTAATAGCTAACAATAGGTATAAAATTCAAATTTTTAACGGAGACAATGCATCTTCAAAAAAGCAATTATTAGATTTTAAAAGAGAGTTTAGGCAGTATGAATCAACAATTGTCTTTAGTACTCCGATCTATAAAGTATGGGTGGGCAGTTTTAAAAGTAGAATAGAGGCGGAGAGAAATCTTGAAATTCTAAAGAAAAAGTATCCCAAAGCCTTTTTGATTAAGCCTAATTAA